Proteins encoded within one genomic window of Arachis ipaensis cultivar K30076 chromosome B08, Araip1.1, whole genome shotgun sequence:
- the LOC107610792 gene encoding E3 SUMO-protein ligase MMS21 — MEMFVFISEKVHHEGQPMPGEEQEDIVMTSTQSSILNMTCPLTGKPVTELEEPVRSVECKHIYEKRIIMQYIKSSNRCPISGCPKKLRADRVVQDALLLIEIEELRKVNKETEVEDFTLLNEDD, encoded by the exons ATGGAAATGTTTGTCTTTATATCAGAG AAAGTTCATCATGAAGGGCAGCCAATGCCAGGAGAAGAGCAGGAGGACATTGTAATGACAAGTACCCAATCCAGTATTTTGAATATGACTTGCCCATTGACTGGAAAACCTGTTACTGAGCTTGAAGAACCAGTTCGCAG TGTGGAATGCAAGCATATTTATGAAAAGAGAATAATAATGCAATATATAAAGTCATCCAATCGATGTCCAATATCAG gttGCCCGAAGAAATTGCGTGCAGATAGGGTGGTGCAGGATGCCTTGTTACTGATTGAGATTGAGGAATTGCGCAAAGTGAACAAAGAAACTGAAGTGGAAGACTTTACTCTCCTTAATGAAGACGATTGA